A region of the Clostridium estertheticum subsp. estertheticum genome:
AAGTAATTATATTACTATAAAATAATGCTCACAGGGCAATGATCTGACCCTATAACGTCATTTAAAATAGATGCTTCCTTCAGCTCGCCTAATAAGTCCTTTGTTATAAAAAAGTAGTCAAGACGCCACCCTGCATTTTTTTCCCTAGCCTTAAATCTGTAACTCCACCAAGAATATTTTACTTCTTCTGCATGAAGATATCTAAAAGTATCAACGTAACCATGAGATATAAATTTATCCATCCACGCCCGCTCTATTGGTAAGAAACCTGAATATTTTTCATTTGCCTTTGGATTTTTAAGATCAATAACATTATGAGCGGTATTATAATCCCCACAAATAATTAGCTTTTTTCCATTTTTTCTTAACTTTTCACAGTAAGCTAGTAATTCATCATAAAATTCCATTTTATAATTTAATCTATCCTCATCCTTTTGACCATTAGGAAAATATATATTAAAAAGTGTGAAATTTTCAAATTCCGCTATTAATATTCGTCCTTCACTATCAAATTTTTCTATTCCAATCCCTCTCATAATAGATATTGGTTTTTGCTTAGTGTATAT
Encoded here:
- a CDS encoding exodeoxyribonuclease III, with the protein product MKIYSWNVNGIRAIKNKGFIEWVESEQPEVLCLQETKIQEDQISDELKNIEGYYSYFCCAQKKGYSGVAIYTKQKPISIMRGIGIEKFDSEGRILIAEFENFTLFNIYFPNGQKDEDRLNYKMEFYDELLAYCEKLRKNGKKLIICGDYNTAHNVIDLKNPKANEKYSGFLPIERAWMDKFISHGYVDTFRYLHAEEVKYSWWSYRFKAREKNAGWRLDYFFITKDLLGELKEASILNDVIGSDHCPVSIIL